In Catalinimonas alkaloidigena, a genomic segment contains:
- a CDS encoding CRISPR-associated endonuclease Cas1: MKRPYYLFSSGRLKRRHNTLALERASGARAPDDAPEDEGLPSCPPDHPTDRVPFPVEAVESLYLFGEIDLNSKLVTFLGQHGIPAFFYDYYGHFTAALYPRESQLSGRLRVEQVRHYLRGPWRLFLARALVEASLFNIGRVIKYYVPRLSGAAQTAAELALEMMEREG, translated from the coding sequence ATGAAACGACCTTACTATCTGTTTTCCAGCGGACGCCTCAAACGCCGGCACAACACGCTGGCCCTGGAGCGAGCCTCCGGAGCGCGCGCTCCCGACGATGCCCCTGAGGACGAAGGCCTGCCCTCCTGTCCACCGGACCATCCCACCGATCGGGTGCCCTTCCCGGTAGAAGCGGTAGAAAGCCTTTACCTGTTCGGCGAGATCGACCTCAATTCCAAGCTGGTCACTTTCCTGGGACAGCACGGCATTCCGGCCTTCTTCTACGACTACTACGGCCATTTCACGGCGGCACTCTATCCTCGAGAATCGCAGCTCTCGGGGCGGCTGCGCGTCGAGCAGGTACGGCATTACCTCCGCGGACCCTGGCGCTTGTTTCTGGCTCGCGCCCTGGTGGAGGCTTCCCTGTTTAACATCGGACGGGTGATCAAGTACTACGTGCCCCGCCTGAGCGGGGCTGCCCAGACGGCGGCCGAGCTGGCTTTGGAGATGATGGAGCGGGAAGG
- a CDS encoding CRISPR-associated protein Cas4 codes for MNSFATVTSSLRIGGMLLGYYLICPRKAWLSLRGLWMEQESDTVALGRLLDQTSYSRSEKHLHLEAETPDGHLLVGKLDRAQLRQGVLHETKKGRSCEEAHRWQVRFYLWLLRLNGVTRADGAAFTGQLDYPLLRRTEPVTLTAAQEGQLATWTRELQLLTQQHTPPARLTRRRFCQKCAFEDLCYA; via the coding sequence ATGAATTCGTTCGCTACCGTTACCTCTTCGCTCCGCATCGGGGGCATGCTGCTGGGCTACTATCTGATCTGCCCCCGCAAAGCCTGGCTCTCGTTGCGGGGCCTGTGGATGGAACAGGAGTCCGACACCGTGGCGCTGGGGCGATTGCTGGATCAGACCAGCTACAGCCGCAGCGAGAAACACCTGCACCTGGAAGCGGAAACGCCCGACGGGCACCTGCTGGTGGGCAAGCTCGACCGCGCGCAGCTGCGACAGGGGGTGTTGCACGAAACCAAAAAGGGACGCTCCTGTGAGGAGGCTCACCGGTGGCAGGTGCGCTTTTACCTCTGGCTCCTACGCCTCAACGGGGTGACCCGCGCCGACGGCGCGGCCTTCACCGGCCAGTTGGACTATCCCCTGCTGCGCCGCACCGAACCGGTCACGCTCACTGCCGCGCAGGAAGGGCAACTGGCCACCTGGACACGGGAACTTCAGCTCTTGACCCAGCAGCACACGCCCCCGGCCCGCCTGACGCGCCGGCGCTTCTGTCAGAAGTGCGCCTTTGAAGACTTGTGCTATGCATAA
- a CDS encoding CRISPR-associated protein Cas7, protein MKPYLYLRGLRQMDHTVFSVENGQKTYWDPIFNNRLPYSSGQQVKRSILDAMVETMEDEKRAPITFNYQITSGKDGKDSLAQKEPWSPCDPLHADQLIGGWMRAQSSELTLKRRSPLSISAMRPLHPTLARTSEESLTFDRSENPSHNPVRVRNAEGELLSDEAVNEFLRSNTRSLPRRHWIPSDKVGSRAEGLFVYDVAIDLRRLFKVSTNRHDPELTEAKEAELREEGWIEKGEFLVCPADRREEIIPALAHALINWRITSNQSRTYSPQPTLAIAISDNANLLAAAIRADLREEGKKADPVLEKVRGAELYIALSAKGYVPGVMGSAEALANAEHDLTEQLKAFEYEV, encoded by the coding sequence ATGAAACCATATCTGTATCTCCGTGGCTTACGCCAAATGGACCACACGGTGTTTTCTGTCGAGAACGGTCAGAAGACTTATTGGGATCCTATTTTCAACAATCGTCTCCCCTATTCGAGCGGTCAACAGGTCAAACGATCCATCCTCGATGCAATGGTGGAAACAATGGAAGATGAAAAGCGGGCGCCCATTACGTTTAATTATCAAATCACCAGTGGGAAAGATGGCAAGGATAGCCTTGCTCAGAAGGAACCGTGGAGTCCTTGCGATCCCCTTCATGCCGATCAGTTAATCGGTGGGTGGATGCGGGCTCAGTCCTCCGAACTTACTCTCAAAAGACGCAGCCCGCTTTCTATCTCGGCCATGCGCCCTCTGCATCCTACGCTGGCTCGGACCAGTGAAGAGAGTTTGACGTTTGATCGCAGCGAAAACCCCAGCCATAACCCCGTCAGGGTGCGCAACGCCGAGGGTGAGCTGCTTTCCGACGAAGCGGTCAATGAGTTTCTTCGCTCAAATACCCGTTCGCTTCCGCGACGTCACTGGATTCCGAGCGATAAAGTCGGCTCGCGCGCAGAAGGCCTCTTCGTGTACGATGTGGCTATTGATCTACGGCGTTTATTCAAAGTGTCGACTAACCGTCACGATCCAGAACTGACGGAAGCGAAGGAGGCGGAATTACGTGAGGAAGGTTGGATCGAGAAGGGTGAATTTTTGGTGTGCCCAGCGGACCGTCGTGAAGAGATCATTCCCGCCTTGGCACACGCGTTGATCAACTGGCGCATCACCAGCAACCAGAGCCGTACCTACAGTCCGCAACCGACGTTGGCCATAGCCATCTCGGACAACGCAAACTTACTGGCGGCGGCCATCCGTGCCGATCTACGGGAAGAGGGGAAGAAAGCAGACCCAGTACTTGAAAAAGTACGTGGTGCGGAGCTGTATATAGCGCTCTCTGCCAAAGGCTACGTACCCGGTGTGATGGGTTCGGCAGAGGCACTGGCAAACGCTGAACATGATCTAACGGAACAATTGAAGGCCTTTGAATATGAGGTATGA
- a CDS encoding CRISPR-associated helicase/endonuclease Cas3 — MILLAKSPKQGGLLLEEHTRHVVEAIEVMAPAYGLDVRVARLGAVLHDLGKGHPAFQAMLLEKESAQERDMKLKQLPAADAIEEELRHRSFGRNHYHRHELSSLLFLPLFPLAEREVLIQMVVAHHKSIRNDRSQRGLLDLVKENGVDEVFERHFEAWPQWSPVAAHVAAKFGVAVRTLAYEEVAECFQRVYDRVRRMVDGWSPWKGLLMSADHFGSAYLHETITKRTALYHPPDLSTFEQRAQGPKAKLYPLSEQPVDDPATHTLVIAPTGAGKTDFLIRRCRGRIFYTLPFQASINAMYQRLAEDVPDADVRRLHAASRLELADEADEDVELQMHPGAGIKVMTPHQLAGIVFGTPKYEAIMLDLQGQDVILDEIHTYDGQARAMVVQMVRTLVRLDCRVHIGSATIPTVLADTLVEVLGGSDQVDIVRLPPAVLDTFDRHQVHKVADETTVHEVLRRAVDAGEHVLWVSNRVKDAQENYRWATQHLPKAEVLLIHSRFRRGERRALEARVKELQHAAGPCVVCATQVVEVSLDISYDRMVTAAAPLDALIQRFGRVNRIRNEATIGTYKPVHVVAPPEDVRALRPYEPDVVRASYAALPDEGKVLAERDVQLLIDGVYPTVEVPDQAQHFIMREDGTYRIRTLQHHQKSVLLEALDIDSATCVRQSDVAAYRRGPWDARVELEIPVSHRLRYALRTGGAPLEYGSYPYVIPDDWYHPGGLLLGLVVPAMPTNQSAFDTRFI, encoded by the coding sequence ATGATCTTGCTGGCGAAAAGTCCGAAACAAGGGGGCCTGTTATTGGAAGAGCACACCCGACACGTGGTGGAAGCCATCGAGGTAATGGCACCCGCTTACGGCCTGGACGTGCGCGTGGCGCGGCTAGGGGCGGTATTGCATGATCTGGGAAAAGGACACCCGGCGTTTCAAGCCATGTTGCTTGAAAAAGAGTCAGCCCAGGAGCGCGATATGAAGTTGAAGCAGCTACCCGCCGCCGACGCCATTGAGGAAGAATTACGACACCGAAGCTTTGGGCGCAACCACTACCACCGTCACGAACTCTCTTCCTTATTATTCTTACCGCTCTTTCCACTCGCCGAGCGTGAAGTGCTGATTCAGATGGTGGTGGCTCACCATAAGTCGATTCGCAACGATCGTTCCCAGCGGGGCCTCCTTGACCTGGTCAAGGAAAACGGAGTGGACGAGGTCTTTGAGCGTCACTTCGAAGCTTGGCCGCAATGGTCACCCGTGGCAGCCCATGTCGCTGCAAAATTTGGCGTGGCGGTTCGTACCCTCGCTTACGAGGAAGTTGCCGAGTGCTTTCAGAGGGTGTATGATCGCGTGCGTCGCATGGTCGACGGCTGGTCGCCCTGGAAAGGGTTGCTGATGAGTGCCGATCATTTCGGATCCGCTTATCTACATGAGACGATCACGAAAAGAACCGCTCTTTACCACCCCCCCGACCTAAGCACGTTCGAGCAACGCGCCCAAGGTCCGAAGGCCAAGCTGTATCCGCTTTCCGAGCAGCCTGTGGATGACCCGGCTACACATACACTGGTGATTGCTCCGACGGGGGCGGGGAAAACGGACTTTTTGATACGGCGCTGTCGGGGCAGGATTTTCTACACGTTGCCGTTTCAGGCGTCGATCAACGCCATGTACCAACGGCTGGCGGAGGATGTACCGGATGCCGACGTGCGCCGTCTGCATGCCGCCTCGCGGCTGGAACTGGCTGACGAAGCCGACGAAGATGTGGAGCTTCAAATGCATCCGGGTGCGGGCATCAAGGTAATGACACCTCATCAATTGGCGGGGATTGTCTTCGGGACGCCGAAATACGAAGCCATCATGCTGGATTTGCAAGGGCAGGACGTGATTCTGGATGAAATCCATACGTACGACGGGCAGGCGCGGGCTATGGTGGTGCAGATGGTACGTACCCTGGTACGGTTGGACTGTCGGGTGCACATCGGGTCGGCTACCATTCCCACCGTGCTGGCGGATACGCTGGTGGAGGTACTGGGTGGATCAGACCAAGTAGACATCGTACGATTGCCCCCTGCTGTGCTCGATACGTTTGACCGGCACCAGGTACACAAAGTGGCCGACGAGACGACGGTGCACGAAGTACTTCGACGAGCGGTCGACGCGGGCGAGCACGTACTTTGGGTATCGAACCGCGTGAAGGACGCGCAAGAAAACTACCGCTGGGCAACGCAGCACCTGCCAAAGGCAGAGGTGCTGCTAATTCACAGTCGATTCCGGCGGGGGGAACGCCGAGCCCTGGAAGCGCGGGTGAAGGAGTTGCAACACGCCGCCGGGCCGTGTGTGGTGTGTGCCACCCAGGTGGTAGAAGTGAGTCTGGACATATCCTACGACCGGATGGTGACCGCCGCTGCCCCACTGGACGCGTTGATCCAGCGCTTCGGACGGGTGAACCGCATTCGGAACGAGGCAACCATCGGTACGTATAAACCGGTACATGTGGTGGCCCCACCGGAAGACGTCCGCGCACTACGACCGTATGAGCCGGACGTGGTCCGTGCCAGTTACGCGGCTCTACCCGATGAGGGAAAGGTACTGGCTGAACGCGACGTACAGCTCCTTATCGATGGCGTGTATCCTACGGTTGAAGTACCTGACCAGGCGCAGCATTTTATCATGCGAGAAGATGGAACGTACCGCATCCGTACCCTGCAACACCATCAAAAATCAGTTCTGCTCGAAGCCCTTGACATTGACTCCGCTACCTGCGTGCGGCAATCGGACGTGGCAGCCTACCGGCGAGGGCCGTGGGATGCCCGTGTAGAATTGGAAATTCCGGTGTCGCACCGGTTGCGCTACGCACTCCGTACGGGCGGGGCACCACTGGAATATGGTTCCTATCCCTACGTGATTCCCGACGACTGGTACCATCCGGGGGGGCTGCTGCTCGGATTGGTAGTACCGGCCATGCCGACAAATCAATCCGCTTTTGACACTCGATTTATTTAA
- the cas6 gene encoding CRISPR-associated endoribonuclease Cas6 — protein MRLQLHLTPNTEPVPFNHLHHLTGALHKWLGPNDLHDGLSLYSFGWLHNAKRRKDQLHFPHGSVWNLSFFDPQIAKTALNGVMQSPTVAYGMNVNEVQLIDIPELSNSVRFYTDRSSIVIRRRREDGSRQYLLWDQPEVDEALTQLLRRKLEVAGLTGDHLKVRVAFDREYPDARTRTITIKKIQHRGSECPVIVEGTSEALQFAWTVGIGELTGSGFGAVC, from the coding sequence ATGCGCTTACAACTTCACTTAACACCCAATACAGAGCCCGTTCCCTTCAATCACCTGCACCATCTCACCGGAGCTCTGCACAAATGGTTAGGTCCCAACGACCTGCACGATGGTCTGAGCCTGTACAGTTTCGGCTGGCTGCACAACGCAAAAAGGCGTAAAGACCAGCTTCACTTTCCCCATGGATCGGTATGGAATCTATCTTTTTTTGACCCACAGATTGCGAAAACGGCGCTGAATGGAGTAATGCAATCACCCACGGTGGCCTATGGCATGAATGTCAATGAGGTACAGCTCATTGACATTCCTGAACTAAGCAACTCAGTGCGATTCTATACTGATCGCTCTTCTATCGTGATTCGCCGTCGAAGAGAAGATGGTTCTCGTCAATACCTTCTTTGGGATCAACCCGAAGTAGATGAGGCGCTGACGCAACTCTTGCGCCGTAAACTGGAAGTTGCCGGTCTGACCGGTGATCATCTGAAGGTAAGGGTCGCTTTTGACCGTGAATACCCGGACGCACGCACGCGCACAATTACGATCAAGAAGATTCAGCACCGGGGTAGTGAATGTCCCGTCATTGTGGAGGGCACGTCAGAAGCGCTCCAGTTTGCCTGGACGGTAGGCATTGGGGAGCTGACAGGCAGCGGATTCGGGGCCGTGTGTTAA
- a CDS encoding helix-turn-helix transcriptional regulator produces the protein MLLFRLTSPPYTYPDKARLFDHLQQAGLEVSETTFERDKKELKEEFGLQVRFSKPHQGYYLYRPPDEDVGDFHQFLELLERWERLSFFLQGNVRQVAHYLQFEQHSELQGAEHLPLLWRALREQRCLRFAYQPFQQQDITERYVEPCLLLEDRNRWYLVAWSPKDQKLKTFGVERMRDPQLTEETFTQDRRADYRAQKAYALGVHFGADQHIERVVLRFATPMVPYLKTLPLHATQRVLADDEAGLTVELDLVLNPELERELLGYAEYVEVLAPQALRQRMAERLEAALTRYQPFTPKK, from the coding sequence GTGCTACTTTTTCGTTTGACGAGCCCACCCTATACGTATCCGGACAAAGCGCGCTTGTTCGACCACTTACAGCAAGCGGGTCTGGAGGTCTCCGAGACCACCTTCGAGCGGGACAAGAAAGAACTCAAAGAAGAGTTTGGCCTCCAAGTGCGCTTCAGCAAACCTCATCAAGGGTACTACCTCTACCGTCCCCCCGACGAGGATGTCGGCGATTTCCACCAGTTTCTGGAGCTGCTCGAACGCTGGGAACGTCTTTCCTTCTTTCTGCAGGGAAACGTGCGGCAAGTCGCGCACTACTTACAATTTGAGCAACATAGTGAGCTGCAGGGGGCCGAACACCTGCCCCTTCTCTGGCGGGCATTGCGCGAACAGCGCTGCCTCCGCTTCGCCTATCAACCCTTCCAACAGCAGGACATCACGGAACGCTACGTAGAGCCTTGCCTGCTGCTGGAAGACCGCAACCGCTGGTACCTGGTGGCCTGGTCGCCCAAAGACCAGAAGCTCAAGACGTTTGGCGTGGAGCGCATGCGCGACCCTCAGCTGACCGAGGAGACCTTTACCCAGGATCGGCGGGCGGACTACCGAGCCCAGAAGGCCTATGCGCTGGGCGTACACTTCGGCGCAGACCAACACATCGAACGGGTCGTGTTGCGGTTTGCCACTCCGATGGTTCCCTACCTAAAAACCTTACCGCTCCATGCCACCCAACGTGTACTAGCCGATGACGAGGCGGGGCTGACCGTAGAACTGGACCTGGTCCTCAATCCCGAGCTAGAGCGCGAGCTCTTGGGCTATGCCGAGTACGTGGAAGTGCTGGCTCCCCAAGCACTTCGGCAGCGGATGGCCGAGCGATTGGAAGCCGCTTTGACACGATATCAACCCTTTACTCCTAAAAAATAA
- a CDS encoding DUF1016 N-terminal domain-containing protein: MCRIELGAGLARPAPASHLRILIQIDDPLKRDFYTELSRLECWSVRTLQERINSMLYERSALSHKPEETTRHDQAQLRQQQRVQPDLLLKDRRGNPAGLRGGLGCNRTCCSKIPMYLIF, encoded by the coding sequence GTGTGCAGAATTGAGCTGGGGGCGGGTCTCGCCAGGCCGGCCCCCGCGTCGCATTTACGAATACTCATTCAGATAGATGACCCGCTCAAACGCGACTTTTATACAGAATTGAGCCGTCTGGAGTGTTGGAGTGTGCGGACGCTGCAGGAACGCATCAACTCCATGCTTTATGAGCGTTCGGCGCTCTCTCACAAACCGGAGGAGACGACTCGTCACGATCAGGCGCAGCTACGTCAGCAGCAACGGGTGCAACCGGACCTGCTGCTCAAAGATCGCCGGGGCAACCCTGCTGGGCTACGCGGTGGATTAGGGTGCAACCGGACCTGCTGCTCAAAGATCCCCATGTACTTGATTTTCTAG
- a CDS encoding DUF6252 family protein, protein MPHRCLPTTLLISLLLLSGCELFRKHDPDEDPLSKLPPPTQEGNWNAGCLIDGYAAYTVGPPRGQNASGCWAEPSKEGTLSIQAYFSKDVGSLVSFWLWDSLGTGLTYPLYNQSAQNQVLLSMNEKDFKSSDPVSGYVTLSRYEPAAGVVSGTFAFTMTNAEGDTVRVTEGRFDAPLIH, encoded by the coding sequence ATGCCTCATCGCTGCTTACCCACTACCCTACTGATCAGCCTGCTCCTGCTGAGTGGTTGCGAGTTGTTCCGGAAACACGACCCTGACGAGGATCCGCTCAGTAAACTGCCGCCCCCAACGCAGGAAGGCAATTGGAACGCCGGTTGTCTTATAGATGGGTACGCTGCTTATACCGTAGGTCCACCCCGCGGACAAAACGCTTCTGGGTGCTGGGCGGAACCTTCCAAAGAGGGTACCCTCTCGATACAAGCCTACTTTTCAAAAGACGTAGGAAGCCTTGTATCATTTTGGTTGTGGGACAGCCTCGGGACAGGACTGACTTATCCACTCTACAATCAGTCGGCCCAGAATCAAGTGCTTTTAAGCATGAATGAAAAAGATTTTAAATCTTCTGATCCGGTGAGTGGTTACGTGACCCTGTCGCGCTATGAGCCAGCCGCAGGCGTGGTGAGCGGCACGTTTGCTTTCACCATGACCAATGCTGAGGGCGATACGGTACGTGTCACTGAGGGCCGTTTCGATGCACCTCTCATCCACTAA
- a CDS encoding helix-turn-helix transcriptional regulator translates to MRKYRFGSDFKVVFHHYTLKEELTIQRQAAGDGNDLVTMFFYRHEQPVEIAYNQDPSVRFSQRDHSAIQVTSNDLSSSIRFPAHHTIHYVVVGVRAARLKALLAESTQHPVLDTITRSGSSFLYYERMDADTKWLLKKLEEIDMNEPLSDFYLQVKVQELLYLLFRTLALRGHRTYQSLSSADVERLLQVRDALLRELSVPPVLRELAQTAAMSETKLKRLFKQTFGTTIYSYYQRARMEEAAFLLKQAHYSVAETGHALGFTNLSHFSRLFKQHYGVNPKRYSTS, encoded by the coding sequence TTGCGAAAGTATCGCTTTGGGTCCGACTTCAAAGTGGTGTTTCATCACTACACTCTAAAGGAAGAGCTCACGATCCAACGCCAGGCCGCTGGGGACGGCAACGACCTGGTCACGATGTTTTTTTACCGCCATGAGCAACCGGTGGAGATCGCTTATAACCAGGACCCATCAGTGCGATTTTCACAACGGGATCATTCTGCTATCCAGGTCACGTCCAACGATCTTAGCTCGTCCATCCGCTTCCCGGCGCATCACACCATCCATTACGTCGTGGTCGGCGTGAGAGCCGCCAGGTTGAAGGCGCTATTAGCCGAAAGCACGCAACATCCGGTACTGGACACGATTACGCGCAGCGGTAGTTCGTTTCTCTACTACGAAAGGATGGATGCCGACACGAAGTGGCTCCTGAAAAAACTGGAGGAGATCGACATGAACGAGCCGCTCAGCGACTTCTACCTACAGGTTAAGGTGCAGGAATTGCTTTACCTGCTCTTCCGTACATTGGCGTTGCGGGGACATCGCACGTACCAATCCCTCAGTAGCGCGGATGTGGAGCGGTTGCTACAGGTACGCGATGCGCTGCTGCGTGAGTTGAGTGTGCCCCCCGTCCTGCGCGAACTGGCGCAAACGGCCGCTATGAGCGAAACTAAGCTCAAGCGACTCTTCAAGCAAACGTTCGGTACGACGATCTACTCGTATTACCAGCGGGCCCGTATGGAAGAAGCGGCGTTTCTGTTGAAACAGGCCCATTATTCGGTCGCCGAGACGGGCCATGCCTTGGGGTTCACGAACCTGAGCCACTTCAGCCGACTGTTCAAGCAACACTACGGAGTCAATCCCAAACGGTATTCTACCTCGTAA
- a CDS encoding cupin domain-containing protein has translation MDTPKKAPLTVGPNEGTSLSLVGDTYRVLVGGKDTGGAFATIDMLIPPGGGPGPHAHAAFEETFYVIEGEIEVKSEYGTYVATPGSFVTILKGGVVHGFKNKTERVAHLLCTVVPAGLEQFFEEVGQPIAFGEFLPPVHPDKKEIQRLQAAAAKYGQQVFPPDYLG, from the coding sequence ATGGACACCCCGAAAAAAGCCCCCCTCACCGTAGGACCCAACGAAGGCACCAGCCTTTCTCTGGTCGGCGACACCTACCGCGTCCTGGTCGGCGGAAAAGACACCGGCGGCGCATTTGCGACCATTGACATGCTTATCCCACCCGGGGGAGGACCCGGTCCCCACGCCCACGCCGCGTTTGAAGAAACGTTTTACGTGATCGAAGGAGAGATCGAAGTCAAATCCGAATACGGCACCTATGTAGCCACACCAGGATCATTCGTTACCATTCTGAAAGGGGGCGTGGTCCACGGTTTCAAAAACAAAACCGAGCGGGTCGCTCATCTGCTTTGTACCGTCGTGCCGGCCGGTCTGGAGCAATTCTTCGAAGAAGTCGGACAGCCGATCGCCTTCGGCGAATTTCTTCCCCCCGTCCACCCCGATAAAAAAGAGATCCAACGACTGCAGGCCGCAGCGGCGAAGTACGGGCAACAGGTATTTCCTCCGGATTACCTGGGCTAG